The Spirosoma radiotolerans genome has a window encoding:
- a CDS encoding SusC/RagA family TonB-linked outer membrane protein, with amino-acid sequence MKKSLVFLFYLLISSGLTVAQTNSVTGKVTGADNQGLPGVNVVVGGTSVGTATDASGNYTINAPANASLIFSYISYVSQTVPVNNRSIINVQLAEDAKSINEVVVTALGIKKEAKTLGYATATVNADQISTNRTPNFVSGLQGKMAGVNITTMGTGPAGTAKIRIRGQSSFSGQNNPLIVVNGVPIDNTNSSLGGDYSARSTTGLPVNSSDGGDGLSSINPDDIETMTVLKGGTAAALYGSRAKDGVVMITTKNRGAGKGFGVTYNANFTTDTPLDFTDFQYEYGQGEGGVRPTTAFPSSGVWSFGEKFQPGMTQTLFDNKTYPYEPVYNRVKQFYRVGTNFTNTVTVANNGTNGGFSLSFGNTDNRGIMENNTFNRKVINLGFTQNINSKLTASGNINYSKENNVNPPQVNAQDFSVSTVVFTLANSMPFQALRDNQTYANGDELSIARFLVRNNPYYSMSHHFENIKRDRLFGNVALKYQFTDWLYLQGRIAQDFYIRNQDYNIPNGYAPIAKAPVGYVNGSYTQDVRQNTERNIDFILGANKTFGKIGVDITLGGNARYARIDYNSVTVQDFIQPGLYTVANGRIKNPIYALSEKNINSLFGAATISYRDFLFLTATARNDWFSTLAPSNRSILYPSVTSSFVFSQAFEGLPAWLSFGKLRAAYAQVGSDNVDPYSNALYYQVDNNSFPNPSGQLVPVGGINASQVPNKNLRPLRIQEAEVGLELKLFNNKVGFDFTYYHKTTEDQILAAQISDASSYTSKLINVGRSMNQGLEMLLTFSPVVTPSFRWDVSANASYNTSKVLQLGLSPNDTVITVSGGSGRVLNQVVGKPIGQLYTFKYLRDAQGRQVFDQNSGMPLRNNTLVDVGNALPSYFGGITNTFNYKGLSLSVLIDFKLGHKMISGRNINYMRHGLSKRTLPGRDVGYVIGNGVNPNGEINTTKAAVQPFYESINPLGINEDFVNNAGFWKLRQITLGYDFTKLLPQNLFIKGLRLNAVANNVLIIKKWTENMDPEEALVSSDNSVGLDFWPGLPPTRSIGFNLNVRF; translated from the coding sequence ATGAAAAAATCTCTAGTCTTTCTCTTCTATTTGCTGATAAGTAGCGGCCTAACAGTCGCACAAACGAACAGCGTGACCGGCAAAGTAACCGGCGCAGATAACCAGGGCCTACCCGGTGTCAACGTGGTCGTGGGTGGTACGTCGGTAGGAACGGCGACCGATGCCTCAGGAAACTATACCATCAATGCACCTGCCAACGCTTCGCTGATTTTCTCCTACATCAGTTACGTGAGCCAGACCGTTCCAGTCAATAACCGCTCGATCATCAATGTGCAGCTGGCCGAAGATGCTAAATCTATCAACGAAGTAGTCGTTACGGCGCTTGGGATCAAGAAAGAGGCTAAAACACTGGGTTATGCTACGGCGACGGTCAATGCGGACCAGATCTCGACCAACCGCACCCCCAACTTTGTGAGTGGTCTACAGGGCAAAATGGCGGGTGTCAATATTACCACCATGGGAACAGGGCCCGCTGGAACAGCCAAGATTCGGATTCGTGGGCAGTCGTCGTTTAGTGGTCAGAACAACCCACTCATCGTTGTGAATGGCGTACCGATCGACAATACGAACAGCTCCCTCGGTGGCGATTATAGCGCCCGTAGCACGACAGGCCTTCCTGTCAACAGTTCGGATGGGGGCGATGGGTTAAGCAGCATCAACCCCGATGATATTGAAACGATGACCGTTCTGAAAGGAGGCACCGCAGCGGCCCTGTACGGCTCGCGCGCCAAAGATGGCGTGGTGATGATTACCACCAAAAACCGAGGGGCAGGTAAAGGATTCGGCGTGACGTATAACGCCAATTTTACAACCGATACACCGCTGGACTTCACGGATTTTCAGTACGAATATGGACAAGGCGAAGGCGGTGTACGACCAACGACAGCTTTCCCATCGTCGGGCGTGTGGAGTTTTGGCGAAAAGTTTCAGCCGGGCATGACGCAGACCCTGTTCGACAACAAAACCTATCCTTACGAACCGGTTTACAATCGGGTGAAGCAGTTTTACCGCGTGGGCACCAACTTTACCAATACCGTAACCGTAGCCAATAACGGCACCAACGGTGGTTTCAGCCTGTCGTTTGGCAATACCGACAACCGGGGGATTATGGAGAATAATACCTTCAACCGCAAAGTGATTAACCTGGGATTTACCCAGAACATTAACAGCAAACTAACCGCATCGGGAAATATAAATTACTCGAAGGAGAATAACGTCAATCCTCCACAGGTAAACGCGCAGGATTTTTCGGTATCGACGGTCGTGTTTACACTGGCCAATTCGATGCCTTTTCAGGCCCTGCGCGACAATCAGACGTACGCTAATGGGGATGAACTTTCGATCGCGCGCTTTCTGGTACGTAACAACCCGTATTATTCCATGAGCCATCACTTCGAGAATATCAAACGTGACCGGCTTTTTGGCAACGTTGCCCTCAAATACCAGTTTACCGACTGGCTATATCTGCAAGGACGGATTGCTCAGGACTTTTATATCAGAAACCAGGATTACAATATTCCGAATGGGTATGCGCCGATTGCCAAAGCTCCTGTTGGCTACGTGAACGGTTCATATACACAGGACGTACGCCAGAACACCGAACGAAACATTGACTTCATTTTAGGAGCGAACAAAACATTTGGGAAAATCGGTGTGGATATAACGCTGGGTGGCAACGCACGGTACGCCCGTATTGACTACAATAGTGTAACGGTACAGGATTTTATACAGCCAGGCCTGTACACCGTAGCCAACGGCCGGATTAAAAACCCCATCTACGCGCTGTCGGAGAAGAATATCAACTCCTTGTTTGGGGCGGCAACCATCTCCTATCGGGATTTCCTGTTCCTGACCGCAACGGCTCGAAACGACTGGTTCTCGACGCTGGCTCCGTCTAACCGCAGTATTTTGTACCCCTCCGTTACCAGTAGCTTCGTGTTCTCGCAGGCGTTTGAAGGGCTACCCGCCTGGCTGTCATTCGGGAAGTTACGGGCGGCTTACGCGCAGGTCGGGTCAGACAACGTAGATCCGTATTCGAACGCGCTCTATTATCAGGTCGATAACAACTCGTTCCCGAATCCGTCGGGACAACTGGTGCCGGTGGGCGGCATAAATGCCTCGCAAGTTCCGAACAAAAACCTGCGTCCGCTACGTATCCAGGAAGCCGAAGTTGGTCTGGAACTGAAGCTGTTTAATAACAAAGTAGGCTTTGATTTTACCTATTACCACAAAACAACTGAAGACCAGATTCTGGCTGCTCAGATTTCCGATGCCTCGTCGTATACCAGCAAGCTGATCAACGTTGGACGGAGTATGAATCAGGGGCTGGAGATGTTGCTGACGTTTTCACCCGTGGTTACCCCTTCATTTCGCTGGGATGTGAGTGCCAATGCCTCTTACAATACGTCCAAAGTCCTACAACTGGGGTTATCGCCCAATGATACCGTCATTACGGTAAGTGGTGGCAGCGGTCGTGTACTGAATCAGGTGGTGGGCAAACCCATCGGCCAGTTGTACACCTTCAAGTATTTGCGGGATGCGCAGGGTCGGCAGGTATTCGATCAAAATAGTGGGATGCCGCTACGTAACAACACGCTGGTGGATGTGGGGAACGCCCTCCCCTCCTACTTCGGCGGTATTACCAACACGTTCAACTACAAGGGCTTATCCCTCTCGGTTCTGATCGACTTCAAACTGGGTCATAAAATGATTTCGGGTCGTAACATCAACTACATGCGGCACGGGTTGTCGAAACGGACGTTACCGGGTCGGGATGTAGGGTACGTGATCGGCAACGGAGTGAATCCAAATGGAGAGATCAACACGACTAAAGCGGCTGTGCAGCCCTTCTACGAATCCATTAATCCACTGGGTATCAACGAAGATTTCGTAAACAACGCCGGCTTCTGGAAACTGCGGCAGATTACGTTAGGCTACGACTTCACCAAGTTACTTCCTCAGAACCTGTTCATTAAAGGATTAAGGCTGAATGCTGTCGCCAACAACGTTCTGATCATCAAGAAATGGACCGAAAACATGGATCCCGAAGAAGCGCTGGTTTCCTCGGATAACAGCGTGGGGCTAGACTTCTGGCCAGGGCTTCCCCCAACCCGCAGTATCGGCTTTAACCTGAATGTTCGATTTTGA
- a CDS encoding mandelate racemase/muconate lactonizing enzyme family protein, translating to MERRNFLKSALVGSTAVWAGLPMGLAQAVPKLKITKIRYYSAPGYNKPLFNQARGIVEIQTDAGLIGIGEGGSKDMLEQCAQMIIGENPFRIEHIWQNVYRGMFYPPGREKLHALGALEMALWDLKGKALGVPVYELMGGATREYVECYATGFRASKAKTEEERARDCIEAGLRAYRIGPTGGNGEEPFDFYDNAKKTIEFCKRIDSAVGGGGKWALDLHTRFDTTEGIKICKALENMEPYFVEDIVRSENPAVYKTVRQMTTVPIAVGEQFGDRWDINELIEQRLIDYTRITLPNTGGLGEFKKIAALCETHYAGMIPHFTGPLSTAALVHVLGSSSPTRCLMELGGGEPERPAYFNEDYINFKNGKLYLNPEPGLGVKFDPKKATFVMEVTTKTPFPHPVLKSPDGAIHNW from the coding sequence ATGGAAAGAAGAAACTTTCTCAAGTCTGCATTAGTCGGTTCAACGGCGGTCTGGGCCGGGCTGCCAATGGGTCTGGCTCAGGCGGTTCCTAAACTTAAAATCACTAAAATCAGGTATTACAGTGCCCCCGGTTATAACAAACCACTTTTCAACCAGGCACGCGGTATTGTTGAAATTCAGACAGATGCGGGTCTGATCGGTATTGGCGAGGGCGGGTCCAAAGATATGCTTGAACAGTGCGCCCAAATGATCATCGGCGAAAATCCGTTCCGCATCGAGCACATCTGGCAAAACGTGTACCGAGGCATGTTTTATCCGCCCGGCCGCGAAAAATTGCACGCCCTCGGTGCCCTGGAAATGGCCTTGTGGGATTTGAAGGGTAAAGCGCTGGGCGTTCCTGTTTATGAATTAATGGGGGGAGCCACCCGGGAATATGTCGAATGTTATGCCACCGGCTTTCGGGCTTCCAAAGCTAAAACAGAAGAAGAACGCGCCCGCGATTGTATCGAGGCAGGCTTACGCGCCTATCGCATCGGGCCAACGGGCGGCAACGGCGAAGAACCCTTCGATTTTTATGACAATGCCAAAAAGACCATCGAATTCTGCAAACGAATCGACTCTGCCGTGGGCGGTGGTGGTAAATGGGCGCTCGACTTACATACCCGATTTGATACCACGGAAGGTATCAAGATTTGTAAGGCACTCGAAAACATGGAGCCTTATTTTGTCGAGGACATTGTTCGGTCCGAAAATCCGGCGGTTTACAAAACGGTTCGCCAGATGACCACCGTGCCCATTGCCGTTGGCGAGCAATTTGGTGATCGATGGGACATTAACGAACTCATCGAGCAACGCCTGATCGACTACACGCGGATTACATTACCCAACACAGGCGGCCTTGGCGAATTTAAAAAGATAGCTGCTCTCTGTGAGACGCACTATGCCGGTATGATTCCCCACTTTACAGGCCCCCTGTCGACGGCCGCTCTGGTGCACGTACTCGGCTCTAGCAGTCCTACGCGCTGCCTGATGGAGCTGGGCGGTGGCGAACCCGAACGCCCGGCCTACTTTAATGAAGATTACATCAATTTCAAAAACGGCAAATTATACCTCAATCCAGAACCGGGATTAGGTGTCAAATTCGATCCGAAGAAAGCAACATTCGTGATGGAGGTTACGACTAAAACGCCGTTCCCACACCCGGTTTTGAAAAGCCCGGATGGCGCCATCCATAACTGGTAA
- a CDS encoding LacI family DNA-binding transcriptional regulator — protein MSKTKVSIKDIAQKAGVSTALVSYVLNGKEKESRVGQEIALKIKQIASELNYQPSHLAKSLRSGKTHTIGLIIADISNPFFANIARVVEDEAKRYGYTVIIGSSDENAEKSQDLIDVLVNRQVDGFIIVSAENSDQQVQLLKNKHIPFVLLDRYFPEIATDFVSTDHYKASYDAGTHLVRNKYKHIGMIAYDSQLFHMKERIRGYRDALQDNNITHHSSWLKEVRINDIESGVKRALDEMLSSDQPIDALLFATYSLAVSGLKYINKLGLKVPDELAIVSFGQAEVFELYYCPITYLKQPIVHLGQTAVELLINKLKNKPDEPAQILMQAELIERASSKTKKTLKA, from the coding sequence ATGAGTAAGACGAAGGTGTCTATAAAAGATATAGCTCAGAAAGCGGGGGTCTCTACAGCGTTGGTGTCTTATGTGCTGAATGGAAAAGAGAAAGAGAGCCGGGTCGGGCAGGAGATCGCTTTAAAGATTAAGCAGATAGCCTCGGAGTTAAACTACCAGCCCAGCCATTTAGCAAAGAGTTTACGTAGCGGAAAAACGCATACCATAGGCTTGATTATTGCCGATATATCGAACCCATTTTTTGCAAACATAGCCCGGGTAGTTGAAGATGAAGCCAAACGATATGGATATACGGTCATTATTGGTAGTTCTGACGAAAATGCAGAAAAGTCACAGGATTTAATCGATGTACTGGTCAACCGGCAGGTAGATGGATTTATCATTGTATCGGCCGAAAATTCTGACCAGCAAGTTCAACTCCTGAAGAACAAGCATATTCCGTTTGTGCTACTGGACAGGTATTTCCCGGAAATAGCGACGGACTTCGTTTCGACTGATCACTACAAGGCATCGTATGACGCCGGTACACATTTGGTCCGCAATAAGTACAAGCACATTGGCATGATTGCCTACGATTCGCAGCTTTTTCACATGAAGGAACGGATAAGAGGCTATCGGGATGCACTTCAGGATAACAACATAACACACCATTCATCCTGGCTGAAAGAGGTTCGGATCAATGATATTGAGAGCGGAGTTAAACGGGCACTGGATGAAATGCTCTCATCCGACCAGCCGATTGACGCGTTGTTGTTTGCTACCTACAGCCTGGCAGTTAGTGGACTAAAATACATCAATAAGCTGGGATTGAAGGTTCCGGATGAGCTGGCCATCGTTAGTTTCGGACAGGCTGAAGTCTTTGAACTTTATTATTGCCCCATTACCTACCTAAAACAACCCATTGTGCATTTAGGCCAGACAGCCGTTGAACTTTTGATAAACAAATTGAAAAACAAGCCCGACGAACCCGCCCAGATACTGATGCAGGCAGAATTAATTGAACGTGCGTCGTCAAAAACAAAGAAAACACTGAAAGCTTAG
- a CDS encoding M28 family peptidase, translated as MTYKQLLLGATLVGLPFLSFGQKKYAASITAADLEKHLRILAADDMEGRETGQAGQRKAAEYISKQFAAEGLKPIVKTEDGKLVYQQPFTLYKKNWGDFYVSAGGKRFEYLKDFVVNGLLYQPTEIALESVFVGYGIGETNYDDYAGRDVKGKAVVMLEGEPKTTGDKSLISGTSETSKWGGPNGWRAKSLLAKEKGAAQVFIISAESPEAFKQVLAQRGALQGRFNRLTLKPGAENVGSMGVFLVSSETAAALLNTSAATLTQTTAQLAQSTAPVSSSLAGHISVKADRVEEKAQSSNVLGFIEGTDKKDEVLIVSAHYDHIGISADGQVNNGANDDGSGTVSVIEIAQAFAKAKAEGKGPRRSILFLTVSGEEKGLLGSQYYADMSPVIPLDKTVADLNIDMVGRVDDLHKGKSDNYIYVIGSDKLSSELHTISEAANEKNVKMELDYKYNDPKDPERIYYRSDHYNFAKHQIPIIFYFNGLHGDYHKPTDDVEKIDFNLAERSARLVFYTAWEIANRDERLVVDSNKQ; from the coding sequence ATGACGTACAAACAGTTATTACTGGGGGCCACTTTGGTTGGTCTGCCCTTTCTGAGTTTCGGCCAGAAAAAATACGCTGCTTCCATCACAGCGGCCGATCTCGAAAAACACCTCCGCATTCTGGCCGCCGATGACATGGAAGGCCGCGAAACAGGCCAGGCGGGCCAGCGTAAAGCCGCTGAATACATTTCGAAACAGTTTGCCGCTGAAGGATTGAAGCCCATCGTGAAAACAGAGGATGGGAAATTGGTTTATCAGCAACCCTTTACGCTTTACAAGAAAAACTGGGGCGATTTTTATGTGAGTGCAGGCGGTAAGCGATTCGAGTATCTGAAAGACTTTGTGGTCAATGGCCTGCTCTATCAGCCCACCGAAATAGCCCTGGAGTCGGTGTTTGTTGGTTACGGTATCGGCGAAACCAATTATGACGATTATGCCGGACGGGACGTAAAAGGGAAAGCTGTTGTCATGCTGGAAGGTGAGCCCAAAACAACGGGCGACAAATCACTAATCAGCGGCACCAGCGAAACCTCCAAATGGGGTGGCCCCAATGGATGGCGTGCCAAGAGTTTGCTGGCGAAGGAAAAAGGAGCGGCTCAGGTGTTTATCATTTCGGCCGAGTCGCCGGAGGCATTTAAGCAGGTACTTGCCCAGCGGGGTGCTTTGCAGGGACGGTTTAACCGATTGACGCTCAAGCCGGGCGCCGAAAATGTAGGCTCGATGGGTGTATTCCTCGTTTCGTCGGAGACCGCAGCAGCCCTGCTGAACACGTCGGCGGCCACACTCACGCAGACGACGGCCCAACTTGCTCAATCGACGGCTCCCGTTTCTTCGTCGCTGGCAGGGCATATCAGTGTCAAAGCAGACCGGGTGGAGGAGAAGGCTCAATCATCCAACGTGTTGGGCTTTATTGAAGGCACCGATAAAAAAGATGAAGTCCTGATTGTTTCGGCCCATTACGACCATATCGGCATTAGCGCAGACGGCCAGGTCAACAACGGGGCTAATGACGATGGCTCCGGTACGGTGTCGGTGATCGAGATCGCTCAGGCCTTTGCTAAAGCGAAAGCCGAAGGGAAAGGACCGCGTCGGTCAATCCTGTTCCTGACGGTTTCGGGGGAAGAAAAAGGGCTGCTCGGGTCTCAATATTATGCCGACATGAGCCCGGTTATTCCGCTCGACAAAACGGTGGCCGACCTGAATATCGACATGGTGGGCCGGGTCGATGATTTACACAAGGGGAAATCAGACAACTACATTTACGTCATTGGCTCCGACAAGCTTTCGTCTGAGTTACATACAATCAGCGAAGCCGCGAATGAGAAGAACGTTAAAATGGAGTTGGATTATAAGTATAATGACCCTAAAGATCCCGAACGGATTTACTACCGTTCTGATCACTATAATTTCGCAAAGCACCAGATTCCCATCATTTTTTACTTCAACGGTTTGCACGGCGACTACCATAAGCCAACTGATGATGTAGAGAAAATTGACTTCAACCTTGCCGAACGGAGTGCCCGCCTGGTGTTCTACACGGCCTGGGAAATTGCCAACCGCGATGAACGGCTGGTGGTCGATAGCAACAAACAGTAA
- a CDS encoding alpha/beta fold hydrolase — protein MPLLKTNGINLYYEERGSGEPLLLIMGITAPGSVWEKHADDWHHQFRCIMGDNRGVGQSDKPAGPYTTAQMADDYAGLIDALGLGSVRVVGVSMGSTIAQQLALRHPDKVRSLVLMCPWARCDRTAEAIFRHMATIKARLRPEEFSNYIQLLIYAKRSWDDDTMFADLLAGRQQAAVDSSPQPLHGLEGQAEACITHNTLAELSSINKPCLVIGGRKDIFTPVWMSEEVAGAIPNSELHLYDDAGHAFHWECIDDFNPRVRNWLTAH, from the coding sequence ATGCCTCTACTAAAAACCAACGGCATCAACCTGTATTATGAGGAACGAGGCTCGGGGGAGCCACTTCTGCTGATCATGGGTATCACAGCACCCGGTTCCGTTTGGGAAAAACACGCCGATGACTGGCACCACCAGTTTCGCTGCATTATGGGCGATAACCGGGGCGTTGGCCAGTCGGATAAACCGGCAGGACCTTACACTACCGCCCAGATGGCCGACGATTACGCGGGCCTGATCGACGCGCTTGGCCTGGGCTCAGTGCGGGTTGTGGGGGTCTCGATGGGTAGCACCATTGCCCAGCAACTTGCCTTACGGCATCCTGATAAAGTACGTTCGCTGGTACTCATGTGCCCATGGGCACGCTGCGACCGAACGGCCGAAGCGATCTTTCGGCACATGGCCACCATCAAGGCCCGATTACGACCCGAGGAGTTTTCGAATTACATTCAGTTGCTGATCTACGCCAAACGAAGCTGGGACGACGACACTATGTTTGCCGACCTTCTGGCTGGTCGGCAGCAGGCCGCCGTTGATTCATCGCCCCAGCCGTTGCACGGCCTCGAAGGGCAAGCCGAAGCCTGCATAACCCACAATACGCTGGCAGAACTGAGTTCGATAAACAAGCCCTGTCTGGTTATTGGTGGCCGTAAAGATATTTTTACCCCCGTCTGGATGAGCGAAGAAGTAGCCGGGGCCATTCCCAATAGCGAACTGCACCTCTACGACGATGCCGGACATGCGTTTCACTGGGAGTGTATCGACGACTTTAACCCCCGCGTTCGCAACTGGTTAACCGCCCACTAG
- a CDS encoding sugar phosphate isomerase/epimerase family protein has product MDSSFPFRFGAEAYTWFMNNNGQTHANRLGHMIDITAQAGFAGIEPIFNWMGDLPDPDSLGVKLTEQGVELAAIALALDWNNPDETEQEKYEADRAIALLKHFPGALLCTVQKPTGRHDLETRRRNLVNIVNRVSRRAVDQGVPCTFHPNSPHSSITRTEEDYRVIIESLDASVTGWTPDVGHLINGGMDPLTKMKEYASLINLVHYKDWNGEPEFALLGNGKVDFVGITQWLVEQQYSGWIICEDEGPEAMDDPDGVTLHDGRWVYETLLPGIKE; this is encoded by the coding sequence ATGGACTCTTCTTTCCCTTTTCGCTTTGGTGCCGAAGCTTATACCTGGTTCATGAATAACAATGGTCAAACCCACGCCAACCGCCTGGGGCACATGATCGACATTACGGCGCAGGCAGGTTTCGCGGGCATCGAACCTATCTTCAACTGGATGGGCGACCTGCCCGACCCCGACAGTCTGGGCGTAAAATTAACCGAACAGGGCGTTGAGCTGGCAGCCATTGCCCTGGCACTGGACTGGAACAACCCCGACGAAACCGAGCAGGAAAAATACGAGGCCGATCGGGCCATTGCCTTGCTGAAACACTTTCCGGGGGCGTTGCTGTGCACCGTGCAGAAACCAACGGGGCGACATGACCTCGAAACCCGTCGTCGTAACCTCGTTAATATTGTCAACCGGGTATCGCGCCGGGCGGTCGATCAGGGGGTTCCCTGCACGTTTCACCCCAATTCGCCCCACTCGTCCATCACCCGTACGGAGGAGGATTACCGGGTCATTATCGAATCGCTCGATGCCTCGGTCACGGGCTGGACACCCGACGTCGGCCACCTCATCAACGGCGGCATGGACCCGTTGACCAAAATGAAAGAGTACGCGTCGCTCATCAACCTTGTCCATTATAAAGACTGGAACGGCGAGCCCGAATTTGCGTTACTCGGCAACGGCAAAGTTGATTTTGTAGGTATCACTCAATGGTTGGTCGAGCAGCAATACAGCGGCTGGATTATCTGCGAAGATGAAGGCCCCGAAGCCATGGATGATCCCGACGGCGTCACCCTTCATGACGGTCGCTGGGTGTACGAAACGTTGCTTCCAGGAATCAAAGAGTGA